A genomic region of Psychrobacter sp. M13 contains the following coding sequences:
- the folB gene encoding dihydroneopterin aldolase, producing the protein MFNTEADVVFVKGLKVEAVIGVFAWERAITQPILIDIALETDIAKAAQSDDVADALSYKDVCDDVSAWCKDIKAKLLEHLAAELIDRLFANYSCQKITLSVAKPTAIVDADAVGVQITRYAKAVDKSND; encoded by the coding sequence ATGTTTAATACTGAAGCTGACGTAGTGTTTGTCAAAGGTCTAAAAGTTGAAGCAGTAATAGGGGTCTTTGCTTGGGAGCGCGCGATTACTCAGCCAATCTTAATAGATATTGCTCTAGAAACTGATATTGCTAAAGCCGCGCAATCAGACGACGTGGCAGATGCGTTAAGTTATAAAGACGTCTGTGATGACGTTTCTGCTTGGTGTAAAGACATCAAAGCTAAACTGCTTGAGCATTTAGCTGCTGAGCTTATCGATAGATTATTTGCTAATTATAGCTGTCAGAAAATCACGTTAAGCGTCGCCAAACCAACGGCTATAGTCGATGCGGACGCGGTCGGTGTGCAAATCACTCGCTATGCAAAAGCTGTTGATAAATCTAATGACTGA
- the rarD gene encoding EamA family transporter RarD: MTTQNVVKKPVVPIKTTQRGIFTALIAFSIWGAFPLYFKQLSTYNATEIIGHRIVWTFLCLLVVLVVTKRWQWISTLKQNPKWIALTFLSGLIIAVNWLTYVWAVNSDQILEASLGYFIGPLVGVALSMILFKERMRTLQWVAIGFALLSVVIQVVMLGSLPWVSLILAFSFSTYGTIQRQTPLTAVDAMFVETTMLLPICLWWFWQADVASSQLSFWVSSNIWLLMLAGPITLIPLLLFNKSTKLVAYSILSFMNYLTPTFIFFLAVFYYKEPFDLHRLMVFGLIWFGLLLFSIDLWRHRPSKMLKTAKLDKTTK, translated from the coding sequence ATGACTACCCAAAACGTTGTCAAAAAACCAGTCGTCCCTATCAAGACCACTCAGCGCGGTATCTTTACCGCGCTTATTGCTTTTTCTATTTGGGGTGCATTTCCTTTATATTTTAAACAACTATCGACTTATAACGCGACTGAAATTATTGGTCATCGTATTGTTTGGACGTTTTTATGTTTATTAGTAGTGCTTGTGGTGACCAAGCGCTGGCAATGGATTAGCACCTTAAAACAAAATCCAAAATGGATCGCGCTCACTTTTTTATCAGGGCTGATTATCGCGGTTAACTGGCTCACTTATGTATGGGCGGTCAATAGCGATCAGATACTAGAGGCCAGTTTGGGCTATTTTATTGGCCCACTTGTCGGCGTCGCGCTATCAATGATCTTGTTTAAAGAGCGTATGCGCACACTGCAATGGGTGGCAATTGGCTTTGCATTACTATCCGTAGTGATTCAGGTGGTAATGCTCGGTAGTTTGCCATGGGTGTCTTTAATTCTGGCCTTTAGTTTTAGCACTTACGGCACTATTCAACGGCAAACGCCATTGACCGCAGTTGACGCGATGTTTGTCGAGACGACGATGCTATTACCGATATGCTTGTGGTGGTTCTGGCAAGCAGATGTAGCAAGCTCCCAGCTTAGCTTTTGGGTCAGCTCCAATATTTGGCTATTAATGCTGGCAGGTCCGATTACTTTGATACCGCTACTGCTGTTTAATAAGTCTACTAAGCTAGTGGCTTATAGTATTCTTAGCTTTATGAATTATCTAACGCCGACCTTTATTTTCTTTTTGGCGGTATTCTATTACAAAGAGCCGTTCGACCTGCACCGATTAATGGTGTTTGGTCTGATATGGTTCGGTCTGTTATTATTCAGCATTGATCTATGGCGTCATCGCCCAAGTAAAATGTTAAAGACAGCAAAGCTAGATAAAACGACTAAATAG
- a CDS encoding rubredoxin — protein sequence MKRYECIVCGWIYDEALGCPEEGIAPGTAWDDIPDDWTCPECGVGKLDFEMMEV from the coding sequence ATGAAACGTTATGAATGTATTGTCTGTGGCTGGATCTATGATGAAGCGCTTGGCTGCCCTGAAGAGGGTATCGCACCTGGTACAGCATGGGATGACATCCCTGATGATTGGACTTGTCCTGAGTGTGGTGTTGGCAAATTAGATTTTGAGATGATGGAAGTTTAA
- a CDS encoding transaldolase yields MSALQQLHTMTTIVADTGDLTAIARLKPRDATTNPSLITKALIEPDNQAMLADMMNRHQGDVDAVIDALTIQIGRDILALIEGRVSTEVDARLSYDTQATIDKALEFMDAYAKAGIDSERVLIKMAATWQGIEAARYLETQNIHCNLTLLFGQHQAIACADAGVTLISPFVGRILDWQKRQQNRQNVPVTDDMGVQSVKLIYQYYKQHGYKTQVMGASFRSVEQILALAGCDLLTIAPNLIDELAAMDTEVTRQLSPDMSMAMDNLNKISLTHEQFSKAYQQDKVTQNLLPKGIDGFIGARDELAQTLAAIR; encoded by the coding sequence ATGAGTGCTCTACAGCAGCTTCACACTATGACTACTATTGTTGCCGACACAGGTGATCTTACCGCTATTGCGCGTCTAAAACCTAGAGATGCTACCACCAATCCAAGCCTAATTACCAAAGCGCTTATCGAGCCTGATAATCAAGCGATGCTAGCTGATATGATGAACCGCCATCAAGGCGACGTCGATGCCGTGATTGATGCACTCACCATTCAGATTGGCCGTGATATCTTGGCGTTGATTGAGGGCCGTGTGTCTACCGAAGTCGATGCACGCTTGTCTTATGATACTCAGGCGACCATCGATAAAGCGCTGGAGTTTATGGACGCTTATGCCAAGGCAGGTATCGACTCAGAGCGCGTACTGATAAAAATGGCAGCGACTTGGCAAGGGATAGAGGCAGCGCGTTATTTAGAGACTCAAAACATTCACTGCAATCTGACATTGTTATTCGGTCAGCATCAAGCCATTGCTTGTGCCGATGCGGGTGTGACTCTGATATCTCCTTTTGTCGGTCGCATTTTAGACTGGCAAAAGCGTCAACAGAATCGCCAGAATGTACCTGTTACCGATGATATGGGTGTGCAGTCAGTCAAGCTTATCTATCAATATTACAAGCAGCATGGTTATAAGACCCAAGTTATGGGCGCCAGCTTTCGCTCAGTTGAGCAAATACTGGCGCTGGCAGGTTGTGACTTATTGACTATCGCACCCAATCTCATTGATGAGCTGGCTGCTATGGATACTGAGGTTACTCGCCAGTTATCACCTGATATGTCAATGGCTATGGATAATTTGAATAAAATAAGCTTGACTCATGAACAATTTAGTAAGGCCTATCAGCAAGATAAAGTCACTCAAAACTTACTCCCAAAAGGCATCGACGGCTTTATAGGTGCGCGTGATGAATTGGCACAAACATTGGCGGCTATTCGTTAG
- a CDS encoding YtoQ family protein: MNWNVYLSGEIHTDWRQKIMQGAKEHNLPITFSSAVTEHGASDAAGDLLGENDNQFWRDHQSSKVNSIRTKNLIQKCDIAIIRFGDKYKQWNAAFDAGACAALGKPYITLHAEDIIHPLKEVDAAAMAWAQTPEQVVELLKYTVSDS, encoded by the coding sequence ATGAACTGGAATGTCTATTTATCTGGAGAGATACATACTGATTGGCGTCAAAAAATTATGCAAGGCGCTAAAGAGCACAATCTGCCTATTACTTTTAGCTCAGCGGTGACTGAACATGGAGCTAGCGATGCAGCTGGTGACCTATTAGGCGAAAATGACAATCAATTTTGGCGTGATCATCAGTCTTCAAAGGTCAACTCAATTCGTACCAAAAACCTGATTCAAAAATGTGATATTGCGATTATTCGTTTTGGTGATAAATACAAGCAGTGGAATGCCGCATTTGACGCAGGCGCTTGCGCTGCATTAGGTAAGCCTTATATCACTTTACACGCAGAAGATATTATCCATCCGTTAAAAGAGGTAGACGCGGCAGCAATGGCATGGGCACAAACGCCAGAGCAAGTGGTTGAGCTACTAAAATATACGGTCAGCGATAGCTAA
- the pheA gene encoding prephenate dehydratase, which produces MSEQPAKNNDLVSNQTNTDANESSQSTTDQVFLSKLRQSIDAVDSEIHTLINNRAKLAQQVATVKKEQVALNNDNASTKDPIFYRPEREAQVLKAVMARNEGPISDEKMARLFREIMSVCLDLEAPQRIAFLGPLGTFTHAAALKHFGKAADTMPLNTITDVFREVEAGTAMYGVVPVENSSEGVVNHTLDGFLSSSLKIIGEVELPIHQNFLVAEHTKLDSISRIYSHQQSLAQCRHWLDVNYPNVERVAVSSNGEAARRLKNEWHSAAIAGDVAVAEYDLHKLYKNIEDNPSNTTRFLIIGHEAIAPSGQDKTSIVVSAHDKAGALIEILKPLSYHGVSMTSIETRPERPNKWAYVFFIDMDGHIQDANVSAAIADIRPLVKDVRILGSYPKAVL; this is translated from the coding sequence ATGAGCGAGCAACCAGCAAAGAACAATGATTTAGTCAGCAATCAGACGAACACAGATGCTAATGAGAGCAGTCAAAGCACAACAGACCAAGTGTTCTTAAGCAAATTGCGTCAAAGTATCGATGCCGTTGACAGTGAAATTCATACGCTGATTAATAATCGAGCCAAGTTAGCCCAGCAAGTGGCAACCGTCAAAAAAGAGCAAGTGGCTCTTAACAATGACAACGCTTCAACAAAAGATCCTATTTTTTATCGTCCAGAGCGTGAAGCGCAGGTGCTCAAAGCGGTTATGGCTCGTAATGAGGGGCCTATCTCAGATGAGAAAATGGCGCGTCTGTTTCGAGAGATTATGTCGGTCTGCCTAGATCTAGAAGCGCCGCAGCGTATTGCCTTTTTAGGTCCTTTGGGAACCTTCACTCACGCGGCTGCACTAAAGCATTTTGGTAAAGCGGCTGATACGATGCCGCTTAATACGATTACTGATGTATTTCGTGAAGTGGAAGCAGGCACGGCTATGTACGGCGTCGTGCCAGTAGAGAACTCCTCAGAGGGCGTGGTCAATCATACTTTAGATGGATTTTTATCCTCAAGTCTCAAGATTATCGGTGAAGTTGAGCTGCCTATTCATCAGAACTTCTTAGTGGCCGAGCATACTAAGCTTGATAGTATCAGCCGTATCTACTCGCATCAGCAGTCGCTCGCACAATGTCGTCATTGGCTCGATGTCAATTATCCCAATGTCGAGCGTGTTGCAGTATCAAGTAATGGAGAGGCGGCGCGTCGCCTCAAAAACGAATGGCATTCGGCTGCTATCGCAGGCGACGTTGCTGTCGCTGAATATGATCTGCACAAGCTATATAAGAATATTGAGGACAACCCGAGCAATACCACGCGCTTCTTGATTATCGGTCATGAGGCTATTGCGCCATCGGGTCAAGACAAGACCTCTATTGTAGTCTCAGCCCATGATAAGGCGGGTGCTTTAATTGAAATACTAAAGCCGTTATCCTATCACGGGGTATCGATGACTAGCATCGAGACCCGTCCTGAGCGTCCTAATAAATGGGCTTATGTGTTCTTTATTGATATGGATGGCCATATCCAAGATGCTAATGTCAGCGCGGCTATTGCCGATATTCGCCCGTTAGTGAAGGATGTGCGTATATTAGGCTCTTATCCTAAAGCGGTACTATGA
- the hisC gene encoding histidinol-phosphate transaminase gives MQSSQELDLARLAPAYDSILQLVPYQTGKPVEELTREYGVSDVVKLASNENPIGCSPHVTLAITEQLTQLARYPDGNGYYLKQALSDFNNINIDCITLGNGSDDLLDILARSFVGCDDAIVYSQYAFVVYSMLAKIQGATGIEVPAQRFGHDLNAMRQAVLDNTNTKLVFIANPNNPTGTGLESEAIREFIASMPASVLVVLDEAYIEYSPETNNRTLLDEFDNLVIVRTFSKAYGLAGLRIGYALSSAPVADLLNRVRQPFNVSRIGLAAAAAALADQDFIAQTCKVNESQMRWLNKQFDALGLAFVKSHANFIMVEIEDAVAIHQALLEQGVIVRPLIGYGLPNWLRITVGLAEDNTRLIDTLRSILVND, from the coding sequence ATGCAGTCCTCTCAAGAGCTTGATTTGGCACGCCTAGCACCTGCTTACGATAGTATTCTACAGCTAGTGCCTTATCAAACGGGTAAGCCTGTAGAAGAATTAACGCGTGAATATGGGGTGTCAGATGTGGTCAAGCTGGCCAGCAATGAGAACCCAATAGGCTGCTCGCCACATGTGACGCTTGCTATTACTGAGCAATTGACTCAGCTGGCGCGTTATCCAGATGGTAATGGTTATTATCTTAAACAAGCCTTATCTGATTTTAATAATATTAATATCGATTGCATTACCTTGGGTAATGGCTCTGATGACTTGCTCGATATTTTGGCACGTAGCTTTGTGGGCTGCGATGATGCGATTGTCTATAGTCAATATGCCTTTGTGGTCTATTCTATGCTAGCCAAAATACAAGGCGCAACAGGCATTGAAGTACCCGCGCAGCGCTTTGGACATGATCTAAATGCTATGCGTCAGGCAGTCTTAGACAATACTAATACCAAGCTGGTCTTTATCGCGAATCCCAATAATCCAACAGGCACTGGACTTGAGAGTGAAGCAATACGTGAGTTTATTGCCAGCATGCCAGCTTCAGTTTTAGTGGTATTGGACGAAGCTTATATTGAGTACAGCCCTGAGACCAATAATCGCACGTTATTAGATGAGTTTGATAACTTAGTTATCGTACGAACTTTCTCTAAGGCTTATGGGCTGGCAGGTCTACGTATTGGCTATGCGCTAAGCTCTGCACCAGTAGCGGATTTACTCAACCGTGTGCGTCAGCCATTCAATGTCAGTCGCATTGGTTTGGCCGCGGCCGCTGCGGCATTGGCTGATCAAGATTTTATCGCGCAAACTTGTAAAGTAAATGAGAGTCAAATGCGCTGGCTCAATAAGCAGTTTGACGCGCTGGGACTGGCGTTTGTAAAGTCGCATGCCAATTTTATAATGGTTGAAATAGAAGACGCGGTAGCTATCCATCAAGCACTGCTTGAGCAAGGAGTCATCGTGCGTCCGCTAATAGGCTATGGCTTGCCTAATTGGTTACGTATTACGGTCGGCTTAGCAGAAGACAATACGCGCCTGATCGATACCCTACGCTCTATATTGGTTAATGATTAA
- a CDS encoding PACE efflux transporter: MIILSPIKRRIVYVVIFEIVAIISSTLILMALSGGDAVQSLPVAVMVSAAAVIWNFVFNSLFEGWEQRRGNPERTIVVRVIHALIFEGGIFLICLPLYMIWYDVGLYEAFIMESALLLFFLIYTFLFTLVFDKIFTLPYQVMASKQRA; this comes from the coding sequence TTGATTATTTTAAGTCCTATCAAACGTAGAATCGTTTATGTCGTCATATTTGAGATAGTAGCGATTATTTCCTCGACGCTTATCTTAATGGCGCTGAGCGGCGGCGATGCTGTCCAGTCACTGCCTGTTGCTGTGATGGTTTCGGCTGCAGCAGTGATTTGGAACTTTGTTTTTAATTCTCTATTTGAAGGATGGGAGCAACGACGTGGTAATCCAGAGCGTACTATTGTTGTTCGCGTTATTCATGCGCTAATATTTGAGGGCGGGATATTCTTAATCTGCTTACCTCTGTATATGATTTGGTATGATGTAGGATTGTATGAAGCCTTTATCATGGAGTCAGCCTTACTGCTGTTCTTCTTAATCTATACTTTCTTGTTTACCTTAGTTTTTGACAAGATATTTACTTTGCCTTATCAAGTTATGGCGAGTAAGCAAAGGGCTTAG
- a CDS encoding 2-amino-4-hydroxy-6-hydroxymethyldihydropteridine diphosphokinase has protein sequence MTDQNLMLKNIDQLEMQTFEQLQAQTVSAAVISLGSNHQAEQHLATVHESLAKLGEIKLSKAYQNPDVTATPTQLKPDYINQCAYLALLSSMTLQQLRQLFKQFENDCNRQRQVKNTVIKQVAVKKVTMDIDTLLVRLEGSSGWIVMAERYPFKAHEMDGVGELAAEVLR, from the coding sequence ATGACTGATCAAAATTTAATGCTAAAAAATATAGATCAGTTAGAAATGCAGACCTTTGAGCAGTTGCAAGCGCAAACAGTGAGTGCAGCAGTGATATCGCTGGGGAGCAATCATCAAGCCGAGCAGCATTTAGCTACTGTGCACGAAAGCCTTGCCAAATTGGGTGAGATAAAATTATCGAAGGCCTATCAAAATCCTGATGTTACTGCTACACCAACTCAACTAAAACCTGATTATATCAATCAATGCGCTTATTTAGCTTTACTTTCTTCGATGACGTTGCAGCAATTACGACAGCTATTTAAGCAGTTTGAAAATGACTGTAATAGACAGCGACAAGTTAAAAACACCGTTATAAAACAAGTGGCTGTAAAAAAAGTGACGATGGATATTGATACTTTATTAGTAAGGCTAGAAGGTAGTAGCGGTTGGATAGTAATGGCAGAGCGTTATCCGTTTAAGGCGCATGAGATGGATGGGGTGGGAGAGTTGGCGGCTGAGGTTTTAAGATGA
- a CDS encoding adenine phosphoribosyltransferase, whose product MNTEHPFWQVIRTVPDFPIAGIDFYDITPLLRSHVNEVVDAMLATLPVGLMDEVDCLGAVEARGFVFASLLAGRLGKGMILLRKPGKLPPPVANKAYALEYGKDTLEMQNNLPPERVLLVDDILATGGTLTTAYELCKSADHTVVGALVLLDLVELHGEFPVPVYTVLKA is encoded by the coding sequence ATGAATACTGAGCATCCCTTTTGGCAAGTGATTCGTACCGTACCAGATTTTCCTATAGCAGGTATCGATTTTTATGATATTACCCCTTTACTGCGTAGTCACGTTAATGAAGTCGTCGATGCGATGTTAGCTACATTACCGGTAGGGCTCATGGACGAGGTAGATTGCTTAGGTGCAGTTGAAGCGCGCGGCTTTGTGTTTGCAAGTCTGCTGGCAGGACGATTGGGTAAAGGTATGATATTGCTGCGTAAACCTGGTAAGTTGCCGCCACCAGTCGCTAATAAAGCGTATGCGCTAGAGTATGGCAAAGATACCCTTGAGATGCAAAATAATTTGCCTCCTGAGCGCGTGCTGCTAGTCGATGATATTTTAGCGACAGGCGGTACATTGACCACTGCTTATGAGCTGTGCAAATCTGCTGATCATACGGTGGTTGGTGCGCTGGTATTACTGGACTTGGTAGAGTTACATGGTGAGTTTCCAGTGCCTGTTTATACCGTTTTAAAAGCTTAA
- the cysE gene encoding serine O-acetyltransferase — MKKDLKEDIEAVFTRDPAARNSLEVILTYPGIHALVLHRGAHYLWQHDHKLSARIISYGSRALTSIEIHPAAKIGKRFFIDHGVGVVIGETAEIGDDVTLYHGVTLGGVSWNNGKRHPTLEDGVIVGAGAKVLGPFTVGKGAKIGSNAVVVKPVPAGATMIGDAARMISDHHDEKGNPIVKTAKEIKATKKTSSTRASTFQAYGIEQSSQDPVAEAFAKMLEHIQQSENRLDQLQDAMCKLDPDFCKKDYDKLCLKDLDVIGDSDMDAADTEEK; from the coding sequence ATAAAAAAAGATCTCAAAGAAGATATCGAAGCGGTCTTTACTCGTGATCCTGCTGCGCGTAATAGCTTGGAGGTGATACTCACCTACCCTGGTATTCATGCGCTTGTCCTGCATCGGGGAGCACATTACTTGTGGCAACATGATCATAAGCTCTCTGCTCGTATCATCTCTTATGGTTCACGAGCGCTAACTAGTATTGAGATTCATCCTGCCGCCAAGATAGGTAAGCGCTTTTTTATCGATCATGGTGTCGGTGTCGTTATCGGTGAGACGGCTGAAATTGGTGATGATGTTACTCTGTATCATGGTGTTACTTTGGGCGGAGTCTCATGGAATAACGGCAAGCGTCATCCGACTCTAGAAGATGGTGTTATCGTTGGTGCTGGTGCCAAAGTTTTGGGCCCGTTTACCGTTGGCAAAGGCGCAAAAATTGGCTCTAACGCGGTAGTGGTGAAGCCTGTCCCTGCTGGCGCGACTATGATCGGCGATGCGGCTCGTATGATATCGGATCATCATGACGAAAAAGGCAACCCAATCGTTAAAACGGCAAAAGAGATAAAAGCGACTAAAAAAACCAGCTCAACACGAGCTTCTACTTTCCAGGCCTATGGTATCGAGCAATCTTCACAAGATCCAGTGGCAGAGGCCTTTGCTAAGATGCTTGAGCATATCCAGCAGTCAGAAAACCGTCTTGATCAGCTGCAAGATGCCATGTGCAAGCTCGATCCTGACTTTTGTAAAAAAGACTATGATAAATTATGTCTAAAAGATTTAGATGTCATTGGTGACAGCGATATGGATGCTGCCGACACTGAAGAGAAGTAG
- a CDS encoding bifunctional prephenate dehydrogenase/3-phosphoshikimate 1-carboxyvinyltransferase — protein MAQAIRDNQLSLRIVAVDRHQPSIEAAIEQGLLDAGSSELSAVVAGSDLIIIATPVQAVPVIFDAIKSAMDSGQLAADCIISDVCSTKVNVIEAAQQVFADLPVGLPIGLVPAHPIAGAEDSGYHARRSTLFINHSVIICELPTTTLTAIAKLRQLWEAIGATVISMNAEHHDSILAHTSHLPHLLAFNLVDQLASHDDNLDMFRYAAGGFRDFTRIAASDPKMWHDIFFANQTSIVSALDEYSDYLTNIRQLIIDKDSTALMGLLGRAQAARRHFGHMLASTPYTDISAMSASYIISPKNNNSNTVSGVISIPGDKSISHRSIMLGSLATGVTQVTGFLEGEDALATLQAFRDMGVTIEGPDKGKLTIHGVGMNGLKPSKTPIYMGNSGTSMRLLAGILAAQNFDSVLTGDTSLNKRPMERIAAPLRQMGAVIQSTGTKGTSPLSITGRDKVGQSLQGIDYEMPVASAQIKSCLLLAGLWAQGTTTVTQPEISRDHTERMLSAFGYPVHVDGNRISVEGGGQLTGGDIAVPADISSAAFFMVAAAISQDSELTLTQVGINPTRTGVIDILKLMQADITLSNKTYVGEEPVADITIRSSNLVGIKIPESLVPLAIDEFPVLFIAASCAKGRTVLTGAKELRVKESDRIAVMAEGLQTLGVECTVTEDGMIIEGRGSAGSKEINNSQPVFGGGHITSHHDHRIAMSFTVASLRASEQIIIEGVETVNTSFPGFAELANQIGMAIEVDSGVKPE, from the coding sequence ATGGCGCAAGCTATTAGAGACAATCAGCTAAGTCTGAGAATAGTCGCAGTTGATAGACACCAGCCAAGCATTGAAGCTGCTATAGAGCAAGGATTGTTAGACGCAGGCAGTAGCGAATTAAGTGCAGTCGTTGCTGGTAGTGATCTCATAATCATCGCAACACCGGTGCAAGCCGTGCCAGTGATATTTGACGCTATCAAGTCAGCAATGGATAGCGGACAATTAGCTGCTGACTGTATTATTAGTGATGTCTGTAGCACTAAAGTCAATGTCATTGAAGCGGCTCAGCAGGTGTTTGCAGATTTGCCTGTAGGCCTTCCCATAGGCTTAGTGCCAGCACATCCGATTGCTGGCGCAGAGGATTCAGGGTATCATGCTCGGCGCAGTACTTTATTCATCAATCACAGCGTCATTATTTGTGAGTTGCCAACGACCACGCTCACTGCTATCGCTAAGCTGCGTCAGCTATGGGAGGCGATAGGGGCGACGGTAATATCGATGAATGCTGAGCATCACGATTCGATACTCGCGCATACCAGTCATTTGCCGCACCTATTAGCGTTTAATTTAGTGGATCAACTGGCAAGCCACGATGATAATTTAGATATGTTTCGCTATGCTGCTGGTGGGTTTCGTGACTTTACCCGTATTGCCGCTAGTGATCCGAAGATGTGGCATGATATATTCTTTGCCAATCAGACCTCGATAGTTAGTGCTCTTGATGAGTACAGTGATTACCTGACCAATATACGTCAGCTTATAATTGATAAAGATTCAACCGCCCTGATGGGGCTTTTGGGCCGCGCGCAAGCCGCACGGCGACATTTTGGCCATATGTTAGCCAGCACTCCTTATACGGATATCTCTGCTATGTCAGCTTCTTATATTATCTCGCCCAAAAATAATAACAGCAACACAGTCTCTGGTGTTATCTCCATTCCTGGCGATAAATCTATTTCTCATCGCAGCATTATGCTAGGTAGCTTAGCGACAGGCGTGACTCAAGTAACGGGCTTCTTAGAAGGTGAAGATGCCTTGGCAACACTGCAAGCCTTTCGCGATATGGGGGTCACTATTGAAGGCCCTGATAAAGGTAAGCTAACCATTCATGGTGTCGGCATGAATGGCTTGAAGCCTAGCAAAACGCCTATCTATATGGGTAACTCAGGCACTAGTATGCGTCTGCTAGCAGGTATATTAGCGGCACAAAATTTTGATAGTGTATTAACAGGTGACACCAGCTTAAATAAGCGCCCAATGGAGCGTATTGCCGCGCCACTGCGTCAAATGGGTGCGGTGATTCAAAGCACAGGTACTAAAGGTACCTCACCACTTAGTATCACGGGTCGTGATAAAGTCGGTCAATCCTTACAAGGTATAGATTATGAGATGCCAGTGGCCTCGGCTCAAATCAAATCTTGTCTATTGCTAGCAGGGTTATGGGCGCAAGGGACGACTACCGTCACTCAGCCTGAGATCAGTCGCGATCATACTGAGCGTATGCTCAGCGCGTTTGGCTACCCTGTGCATGTCGATGGCAATCGCATCAGCGTTGAGGGCGGCGGTCAGCTGACGGGCGGAGATATCGCTGTCCCTGCTGATATCTCATCGGCTGCGTTTTTTATGGTAGCGGCAGCTATTAGTCAAGACAGCGAGCTGACTTTAACGCAAGTTGGTATCAATCCTACGCGTACGGGTGTCATCGATATTCTTAAGCTGATGCAAGCAGACATTACCCTTAGTAATAAGACTTATGTTGGCGAAGAGCCCGTTGCTGATATTACTATTCGCTCATCAAACCTAGTCGGTATCAAGATTCCAGAATCGCTAGTGCCGTTAGCGATTGACGAGTTTCCAGTGCTGTTTATTGCGGCTAGCTGTGCAAAAGGTCGTACGGTGCTGACAGGTGCCAAAGAGCTGCGGGTCAAAGAGTCTGACCGTATAGCAGTTATGGCAGAAGGCTTGCAAACTTTAGGTGTAGAGTGCACCGTTACCGAAGATGGTATGATCATTGAAGGTAGGGGTAGCGCAGGCAGTAAAGAGATCAACAATAGCCAGCCTGTATTTGGTGGTGGTCACATCACCTCGCATCATGATCATCGTATCGCTATGAGCTTTACCGTGGCCAGTCTGCGCGCATCAGAACAAATCATCATCGAAGGTGTTGAAACGGTTAATACCAGTTTTCCTGGATTTGCGGAACTAGCCAATCAAATCGGTATGGCGATAGAAGTGGATAGTGGTGTCAAGCCAGAATAA